In Aliarcobacter faecis, a genomic segment contains:
- a CDS encoding ABC transporter permease: MRKNIEYSLFGIVTLIFIWQVLVMIGTAVNDNYVYTQITPIKAIKALWELLFETSFYEHIFASFYRIFYALFLALLIGIPLGLLYSSNEKIKKVFYLPFQILRMISPLSWMPIAVLVYDSWDGAIIFLIVMAAIWPIIFNLTQGMAKIDIGWIYVAKSFQANLFNQLRYAIIPAIAQDLITGLRLALGVSWVIIVPAEYLGVTSGLGYAINDARDTLDYSKLAALILAIGLIGFAIDSFLQSLNNKFKWN; encoded by the coding sequence ATGAGAAAAAATATAGAATATAGTTTATTCGGAATTGTTACTCTAATATTTATTTGGCAAGTATTAGTAATGATAGGAACTGCCGTAAATGACAATTATGTATATACTCAAATTACACCAATAAAGGCAATAAAAGCACTATGGGAATTGCTTTTTGAGACATCATTTTATGAACATATTTTTGCAAGTTTTTATAGAATTTTTTATGCACTATTTTTGGCATTATTAATAGGAATACCTCTAGGGTTGCTTTATTCTAGTAATGAAAAGATAAAAAAAGTATTTTATCTACCATTTCAAATATTAAGAATGATTTCTCCCTTATCATGGATGCCTATTGCAGTTTTAGTATATGATAGTTGGGATGGAGCAATTATTTTCTTAATAGTTATGGCTGCTATATGGCCAATTATCTTCAATCTAACACAAGGTATGGCAAAAATTGACATAGGATGGATATATGTTGCTAAAAGCTTTCAAGCCAATTTATTTAATCAATTAAGATATGCAATTATTCCAGCAATTGCCCAAGATTTAATAACAGGATTAAGATTAGCATTAGGAGTATCGTGGGTTATTATTGTACCAGCTGAATATTTAGGGGTAACTTCTGGTTTAGGTTATGCAATTAATGATGCAAGAGATACTTTAGATTATTCTAAATTAGCAGCATTGATACTTGCAATAGGATTAATAGGATTTGCTATAGATTCTTTCTTACAAAGTTTAAATAATAAATTTAAATGGAATTAA
- a CDS encoding ABC transporter ATP-binding protein: MVEKQVILGSKKLYYQYKNSKEPIINNLNFELYAQSKSAIIGQSGCGKSTLLKLIAPLIQPNSGEVFNNSKTIGYMFQDAYLYPWLNVYQNVVIGLKILKKPIIKEEIIKLLTWLGLEDHINKKTIELSGGQRQRVSLARTLAISPEVLLLDEPFSSLDPDTTRILCKDINEYCAKNKATLLIVTHNYEEAKILADDIYRFEKTPFGVTYLESVNKESLTYII, encoded by the coding sequence ATGGTAGAAAAACAAGTTATTTTAGGTTCAAAAAAGCTTTATTATCAATATAAGAATTCTAAAGAACCCATTATTAATAATCTTAACTTTGAATTATATGCACAAAGTAAAAGTGCAATAATTGGTCAAAGTGGTTGTGGAAAATCTACATTACTTAAACTAATAGCACCACTTATTCAACCAAATTCAGGTGAAGTGTTTAATAACTCAAAAACAATAGGGTATATGTTTCAAGATGCTTATCTTTATCCTTGGTTAAATGTATATCAAAATGTTGTGATTGGTCTTAAAATATTAAAAAAACCTATTATTAAAGAAGAGATTATAAAACTACTTACTTGGCTTGGTTTAGAAGATCATATAAATAAAAAAACTATTGAACTGTCTGGTGGTCAAAGACAAAGAGTTTCACTAGCTAGAACATTGGCAATCTCTCCAGAAGTACTATTATTGGATGAGCCTTTTTCTAGCTTAGACCCTGATACTACTAGGATATTGTGTAAAGATATTAATGAATATTGTGCAAAAAACAAAGCAACTTTATTAATAGTAACTCACAATTATGAAGAGGCAAAAATTTTAGCTGATGATATTTATAGATTTGAAAAAACTCCTTTTGGAGTAACATATTTAGAATCTGTAAATAAAGAGTCTTTGACTTATATAATATAA
- a CDS encoding OsmC family protein produces MAYKKIDLEGLKELQVKSRNTTNPIKTLQCRTVAVEKYRHENYIRNLDAHIIDEPPVLLGDDTAPNPSEAVLAALGSCIAVGIQANLVNRGINFTKIEIKLEGDIDISAVWGTGELLDKTIGFTHIRVKVDLESDLDDKQRDELIEHVLNYSPVTGTMRNPVEVKYVLQ; encoded by the coding sequence ATGGCATATAAAAAAATAGATTTAGAGGGATTAAAAGAGTTACAAGTTAAAAGTAGAAATACTACAAATCCAATAAAAACACTTCAATGTAGAACAGTTGCTGTTGAAAAATATAGACATGAAAACTATATAAGAAATTTAGATGCACATATAATTGATGAACCACCTGTATTATTAGGTGATGATACTGCTCCAAATCCAAGTGAAGCTGTACTTGCTGCTTTGGGTAGTTGTATCGCTGTAGGAATACAAGCTAATTTAGTAAATAGAGGAATTAATTTTACAAAAATTGAAATAAAACTAGAAGGTGATATTGATATTAGTGCGGTATGGGGAACTGGTGAATTATTGGATAAAACAATTGGTTTTACTCATATTAGAGTTAAGGTTGATTTGGAATCTGATTTAGATGATAAACAAAGAGATGAATTAATTGAGCATGTCTTAAATTACTCTCCTGTTACTGGTACTATGAGAAATCCTGTAGAGGTTAAATATGTCTTACAATAA